A single Candidatus Liberibacter asiaticus DNA region contains:
- the rho gene encoding transcription termination factor Rho has translation MSEMKLQELKNKSPTKLLAFAESLEIENANVMRKQELMFSILKVLSGRDVEIIGEGVIEVLQDGFGFLRSPDANYLAGPDDIYVSPSQIKSFSLKTGDTVEGSIRAPREGERYFALLKVNAINFDVPERVRNKIHFDNLTPLYPDKRFNMELNNPENKDISSRVIDLIAPIGKGQRSLIVAPPRTGKTILLQNIAHSIKKNHPECYLIVLLIDERPEEVTDMQRSVQGEVISSTFDESAARHVQVAEMVIAKAKCLVEYGLDVVILLDSITRLCRAYNVLMPSSGKILTGGVDANALQRPKRFFGAARNIKEGGSLTIIGTALVDTGSRMDEVIFEEFKGTGNSEIVLERKIADKRIFPAMDIIKSGTRKEDLLVERQDLQKVFMLRRIVSSMNSSDAIEFLIDKLKQTKDNKDFFYSMNKQN, from the coding sequence ATGTCTGAAATGAAGCTCCAAGAGCTTAAAAATAAGTCTCCAACCAAACTTCTTGCTTTTGCTGAATCACTTGAAATAGAAAATGCTAATGTTATGCGAAAGCAAGAACTTATGTTTTCTATATTAAAAGTTTTATCTGGTCGAGATGTGGAAATTATAGGGGAAGGAGTTATTGAAGTTCTTCAAGATGGTTTTGGTTTTTTACGCTCTCCTGATGCTAACTATTTAGCTGGTCCAGATGATATTTATGTTTCTCCTTCTCAAATTAAAAGTTTTTCTTTAAAAACAGGTGACACAGTTGAAGGGTCAATCCGTGCTCCTAGAGAAGGTGAACGGTATTTTGCCCTTTTAAAAGTAAATGCTATTAATTTTGATGTTCCAGAAAGAGTGAGAAATAAAATACATTTTGATAATTTAACCCCGCTTTATCCGGATAAAAGATTCAATATGGAGCTGAATAATCCGGAAAATAAAGATATATCTTCTCGTGTTATTGATCTAATAGCTCCTATTGGTAAGGGACAAAGAAGCTTGATAGTTGCTCCCCCTCGTACAGGTAAGACAATTCTTTTACAAAATATAGCTCATTCAATTAAAAAAAATCATCCAGAATGTTATCTAATTGTATTGCTTATTGATGAAAGGCCAGAAGAAGTAACTGATATGCAGAGGTCCGTACAAGGGGAAGTGATATCTTCAACGTTTGATGAGTCTGCAGCCCGCCATGTACAGGTTGCCGAAATGGTCATTGCGAAAGCTAAGTGTCTTGTAGAATATGGACTTGATGTTGTCATACTATTAGATTCAATTACTCGTTTATGTCGTGCTTATAATGTTCTAATGCCATCTTCTGGAAAGATTTTAACTGGAGGAGTGGACGCAAATGCACTTCAACGTCCAAAAAGATTTTTTGGTGCAGCGAGAAATATAAAAGAAGGGGGATCTCTTACTATTATTGGTACAGCGTTGGTAGATACTGGGAGTCGTATGGATGAAGTGATTTTTGAAGAGTTTAAAGGTACTGGTAACTCTGAAATAGTTTTAGAAAGAAAGATAGCAGATAAGCGTATTTTCCCTGCTATGGATATTATTAAATCTGGAACTCGTAAAGAAGATCTTTTGGTAGAACGGCAAGATCTTCAAAAAGTGTTTATGTTACGTCGTATTGTTTCTTCTATGAATAGTTCTGATGCTATAGAATTTTTAATTGATAAGTTAAAACAAACCAAAGACAATAAAGACTTTTTTTATTCAATGAATAAACAGAATTGA
- the mnmE gene encoding tRNA uridine-5-carboxymethylaminomethyl(34) synthesis GTPase MnmE codes for MNHEKETIFAVSTGALPSAISIIRLSGPSCFQVCEFICKKKKPFPRKASLRYFFGLDGRILDKGLLIVFPSPESFTGEDSAEFHVHGGIAVVNGILEELAKMPNLRLANPGEFSRRAFENGKIDLLEAESLADLISSETEMQRRLSMEGMSGELSSLYGQWIDKLTHIRSFIEADLDFSEEEDVQNFSSKEVLNDILFLKNDISSHISQGKLGEIIRNGYKIVILGHSNAGKSSLFNALAKKDVAIVTDIPGTTRDVLTIDLDLEGYLVKISDTAGIRETDDIVEKEGIKRTFLEVENADLILLLKEINSKKEISFPKNIDFIFIGTKSDLYSTYTEEYDHLISSFTGEGLEELINKIKSILSNKFKKLPFSIPSHKRHLYHLSQTVRYLEMASLNEKDCGLDIIAENLRLASVSLGKITGCVDVEQLLDIIFSKFCIGK; via the coding sequence ATGAATCATGAGAAAGAGACAATTTTTGCTGTATCGACTGGAGCTCTGCCATCAGCTATTTCTATAATTCGTTTATCTGGCCCTTCTTGTTTTCAGGTTTGTGAATTTATATGTAAGAAAAAAAAACCTTTTCCACGCAAAGCGTCTTTGAGATATTTTTTTGGTTTAGATGGTAGAATACTAGATAAAGGTTTGCTGATAGTTTTTCCTTCACCTGAATCTTTTACAGGAGAAGATTCAGCTGAATTTCATGTGCACGGTGGTATTGCTGTTGTAAATGGGATTTTAGAAGAATTAGCAAAAATGCCAAATTTACGCCTTGCAAATCCTGGTGAATTTTCTCGTAGAGCTTTTGAAAATGGTAAAATTGATTTACTTGAAGCAGAAAGTTTAGCTGATTTAATTTCTTCTGAAACTGAGATGCAACGTCGTCTTTCTATGGAAGGAATGTCTGGAGAATTATCAAGTTTATATGGTCAGTGGATAGATAAATTAACTCATATACGGTCTTTTATAGAAGCTGATTTGGATTTTTCAGAGGAAGAAGATGTCCAAAATTTTTCTTCTAAAGAAGTTTTGAATGATATCTTATTCCTGAAAAATGATATTTCTTCTCATATATCTCAAGGAAAATTAGGTGAAATTATTCGTAATGGGTATAAAATTGTTATTTTAGGACATTCTAATGCGGGGAAATCTAGTTTATTCAATGCACTAGCGAAAAAAGATGTTGCAATTGTTACGGATATTCCTGGCACAACGCGTGATGTTCTTACAATAGATTTGGATTTAGAGGGATATCTTGTAAAAATATCGGATACTGCTGGTATTCGGGAAACAGATGATATTGTGGAGAAAGAAGGTATTAAAAGAACATTTCTTGAAGTAGAAAATGCTGATTTAATTTTGTTATTAAAGGAAATTAATTCAAAAAAAGAAATTTCTTTTCCAAAAAATATTGACTTTATTTTTATTGGAACAAAAAGCGATCTTTATAGTACTTATACTGAAGAATATGATCATCTTATATCTAGCTTTACAGGAGAAGGATTAGAAGAATTAATAAATAAAATAAAGAGTATTCTTTCTAATAAATTTAAGAAATTACCTTTTTCTATTCCAAGTCATAAAAGGCATTTATATCATTTGTCTCAGACGGTAAGATATTTAGAAATGGCTTCTTTAAATGAAAAAGATTGTGGATTAGATATTATTGCGGAAAATTTACGTTTAGCATCAGTTTCTTTGGGAAAAATAACAGGATGTGTTGATGTAGAACAATTGCTTGATATTATTTTTTCAAAGTTCTGTATAGGTAAGTAA
- the rsmG gene encoding 16S rRNA (guanine(527)-N(7))-methyltransferase RsmG — protein sequence MKYCDSNSILRANYLLNTYNVSRETLEKLEYFYFLFLKWSKKINLVSSSTVEDFWIRHVEDSLRVFQLHPYPSIWIDLGSGGGFPGIITSIQLSSIEGGLVNLIESKNKKASFLRYVVQKTAARGKVFACRIQEAPQMITTCDVISARALADLDTLLEYSFPWLSKKNNRKAFFYKGCNYALEISKARRRWDFSLIKHNSLVKNNSVILEISHVNRILES from the coding sequence ATGAAGTACTGCGATTCGAATAGTATATTGAGAGCAAATTATTTATTAAATACATATAATGTTTCACGTGAAACACTAGAAAAACTAGAATATTTTTATTTTTTATTTTTAAAATGGTCTAAAAAAATAAATCTGGTCTCATCGTCTACGGTGGAAGATTTTTGGATACGTCATGTTGAGGACAGTCTTCGAGTTTTTCAGTTACATCCTTATCCTTCAATTTGGATTGATCTTGGTAGTGGAGGTGGTTTCCCTGGAATTATTACGTCTATTCAACTTTCAAGTATTGAAGGAGGATTGGTGAATTTAATTGAATCCAAAAATAAAAAAGCTAGTTTTTTGCGATATGTTGTCCAAAAAACTGCAGCTCGAGGTAAGGTTTTTGCTTGTCGTATTCAAGAAGCACCTCAAATGATTACAACATGTGATGTTATCTCTGCTAGAGCTTTAGCTGATCTGGATACTCTTTTAGAATATAGTTTTCCGTGGCTTTCCAAAAAAAATAATAGAAAGGCTTTTTTTTATAAAGGATGTAATTATGCATTAGAAATTAGTAAAGCGCGGCGTCGATGGGATTTTTCTCTTATAAAACATAATAGCCTTGTTAAAAATAATTCTGTTATTTTAGAAATATCTCATGTGAATCGTATTTTAGAATCTTAA
- a CDS encoding ParA family protein, with translation MEEKKSRIITIANQKGGVGKTTTAINLSTALAAIGENVLLIDLDPQGNASTGLGIELYDRKYSSYDLLIEEKNINQILIQTAIPNLSIIPSTMDLLGIEMILGGEKDRLFRLDKALSVQLTSDFSYIFLDCPPSFNLLTMNAMAAADSILVPLQCEFFALEGLSQLLETVEEVRRTVNSALDIQGIILTMFDSRNSLSQQVVSDVRKNLGGKVYNTVIPRNVRISEAPSYGKPAIIYDLKCAGSQAYLKLASELIQQERHRKEAA, from the coding sequence ATGGAAGAAAAAAAAAGTCGGATTATTACTATAGCGAATCAAAAAGGAGGGGTAGGGAAAACTACAACAGCTATTAATCTTTCCACTGCTTTGGCCGCTATTGGAGAAAATGTTTTGTTAATTGATTTAGATCCTCAAGGTAATGCTAGTACTGGTCTTGGAATTGAATTATATGATAGAAAGTACTCCTCATATGATTTATTAATTGAAGAAAAAAATATCAATCAAATTTTGATCCAAACCGCTATTCCTAATTTATCAATTATTCCTTCTACTATGGATCTTTTGGGAATAGAGATGATATTAGGTGGAGAAAAAGATAGATTATTTCGTCTTGATAAAGCTCTATCTGTTCAACTAACAAGTGATTTTTCTTACATTTTTTTAGATTGTCCTCCTTCTTTTAATTTGTTGACTATGAATGCTATGGCAGCTGCTGATTCAATACTAGTTCCATTACAGTGTGAATTTTTTGCCTTAGAAGGATTAAGTCAACTTTTAGAAACAGTTGAAGAAGTACGTCGTACAGTTAATTCCGCTCTTGATATACAAGGTATTATATTAACTATGTTTGATTCTAGAAATAGTTTATCTCAACAAGTAGTATCAGATGTTAGAAAAAATCTTGGGGGAAAAGTATATAATACAGTCATACCAAGAAATGTTAGAATTTCTGAGGCACCTTCTTATGGAAAACCTGCTATTATATATGATTTAAAGTGCGCGGGAAGCCAAGCGTACTTAAAATTAGCTTCAGAATTGATACAACAAGAACGTCATAGAAAAGAAGCTGCGTAG
- a CDS encoding ParB/RepB/Spo0J family partition protein yields MSNNYSKRRLGRGLAALIGEVNQSIDSPEKKTETIPESQDCISIHSIVPNPHNPRNYFESEGLEDLCQSIKSHGIIQPLIVRAIDNGLYKIIAGERRFRAAKMASLSEVPVIIRNVDNKSSLEIAIVENVQRKDLNPLEEALGYEQLISEYGYTQNDIGSIVGKSRSHVANILRILKLPSSVREMIRKEEISLGHARTLVSTSDPLSLAQVIVSKKMSVRDTEELVQEQDNKKEKRKKIFEGSREKEKYLTDLEKKISSKVGLNISIKHRNNKGQFCIKYETNEQLKIICSLLGENDFEY; encoded by the coding sequence ATGTCAAATAATTATTCTAAACGTCGACTTGGTCGTGGACTTGCTGCTCTTATTGGAGAAGTTAATCAATCTATTGATTCTCCCGAAAAGAAAACAGAAACAATTCCCGAATCTCAAGATTGTATTTCTATTCATTCTATAGTTCCCAATCCGCATAATCCTAGAAATTATTTTGAATCAGAAGGATTAGAGGATCTTTGTCAATCAATTAAATCTCATGGTATAATACAGCCATTAATTGTACGTGCAATTGATAATGGATTATATAAGATAATCGCTGGCGAAAGGCGTTTTCGAGCTGCCAAAATGGCTTCTTTATCAGAAGTTCCTGTAATTATTCGTAATGTAGATAATAAATCTTCTCTTGAAATTGCTATTGTAGAAAATGTTCAGCGTAAAGATTTAAATCCTTTAGAAGAGGCTTTAGGATATGAACAATTAATTTCTGAGTATGGGTATACACAAAATGATATTGGATCAATTGTCGGGAAAAGTCGTAGTCATGTTGCGAATATATTAAGAATTTTAAAATTACCTTCTTCTGTTAGAGAAATGATTCGTAAAGAAGAAATTTCTTTGGGTCATGCTCGTACTTTAGTTTCAACTTCTGATCCATTATCTCTTGCGCAAGTTATCGTTTCTAAAAAAATGTCAGTGCGTGATACAGAAGAACTAGTTCAAGAGCAAGATAATAAAAAAGAAAAAAGAAAAAAAATTTTTGAAGGAAGTCGTGAGAAAGAAAAATATCTCACTGATTTGGAAAAGAAGATATCATCTAAAGTTGGTTTAAATATTTCTATAAAACATCGCAATAATAAAGGTCAGTTTTGCATTAAATATGAAACAAATGAACAATTAAAAATAATATGTTCTTTATTAGGTGAAAATGATTTTGAGTATTGA
- the holA gene encoding DNA polymerase III subunit delta gives MATIESHKFIQKSTKNLFLSHFVFIFYGSDKGLIFELINQFKKNISITYHDPFSLVVLNALEIQKNISTFWNEINSTSLFSKKKIILIENLSTEKKVLDCLEEIIIKNICNHIIIIKSNEIKKNNTLRKIAEKFTSVLAISCYPDNKIHLMDLIEESLLIGQKSISKEAKQILLANLGGDRIASRNELQKLSSYCLEDILITEQHVKDIICDTHVLYIEEIINATIQGKIYNAIMLADFFLASKMPSHALLHGFLQKFQLLEKIHIIKECSNISFEKIIQKTEKNIIPMKRNILQESLRIWNKNLVRETLHKIDHRIHLARKKKYLEKNIIFQTILYIAQTACKK, from the coding sequence ATGGCTACAATAGAATCTCATAAATTCATTCAAAAATCTACGAAAAATCTTTTTCTTTCTCATTTTGTATTTATTTTCTATGGATCAGATAAAGGATTAATATTTGAATTAATTAACCAATTCAAAAAAAATATAAGTATTACATATCATGATCCCTTTTCTCTTGTTGTCCTAAATGCTTTAGAAATTCAAAAAAACATATCAACGTTTTGGAATGAAATAAACTCAACAAGTTTATTTAGTAAAAAGAAAATTATTCTAATTGAAAACTTATCTACTGAAAAAAAAGTGTTAGACTGTTTAGAAGAAATCATTATAAAAAATATTTGTAATCATATTATTATTATTAAGTCTAACGAAATAAAGAAAAACAATACCTTAAGGAAAATAGCAGAAAAATTTACATCTGTTCTTGCCATATCTTGTTATCCTGATAATAAAATTCATTTGATGGACTTAATAGAGGAAAGTCTCTTGATAGGTCAAAAATCAATTTCCAAAGAAGCAAAACAAATATTACTTGCAAATTTAGGCGGAGATCGTATAGCTTCTCGGAATGAACTCCAGAAACTATCATCTTATTGCTTAGAAGATATTTTGATAACAGAACAACATGTAAAAGACATAATTTGTGATACACATGTATTGTATATTGAAGAAATTATTAACGCTACTATACAAGGGAAAATATACAATGCAATTATGCTAGCTGATTTTTTTCTTGCATCAAAAATGCCTTCACATGCACTACTACATGGATTTTTACAGAAATTTCAATTACTAGAAAAAATCCATATAATAAAAGAATGCTCTAATATATCTTTCGAAAAAATAATACAAAAAACTGAAAAAAATATTATCCCTATGAAAAGAAATATACTTCAAGAATCCTTACGAATTTGGAATAAAAATCTCGTACGAGAAACTTTACATAAAATTGACCACAGAATCCATCTAGCACGGAAAAAAAAATATCTTGAAAAAAATATTATATTCCAAACTATATTATATATTGCACAAACAGCTTGTAAAAAATAA
- a CDS encoding YggS family pyridoxal phosphate-dependent enzyme encodes MSLGNKLQVFKQKIENSAILAKRPKDSVSLVAVSKMVDSKKIRVALSCGQVIFAENKLQEAKKKWIPLRKEWDVQLRFIGSLQSNKVSEIVSLFDVIETVSREKTASLLSLEMIKQSRFLPVYIQVNTGYEIQKSGIMPNQTKDFVILCRQKYQLNVEGLMCIPPAMGNPKPHFYLLSEIARECKLTKLSMGMTRDFELAIASGATSVRIGSGIFGERPCQT; translated from the coding sequence ATGTCCTTGGGAAACAAATTACAGGTTTTTAAGCAAAAGATCGAGAATAGCGCGATACTTGCAAAACGTCCAAAGGACAGTGTGTCTTTGGTAGCTGTTTCAAAAATGGTTGATAGTAAAAAGATTAGGGTTGCTTTGTCTTGTGGACAAGTGATCTTTGCCGAGAATAAGTTGCAAGAAGCAAAAAAAAAATGGATTCCTTTGCGAAAGGAATGGGATGTACAATTGAGATTCATTGGTTCTTTGCAATCTAATAAAGTATCCGAGATTGTTTCTCTTTTTGATGTTATTGAGACAGTTAGTCGAGAAAAGACAGCTTCTTTATTATCCCTTGAAATGATCAAACAAAGTCGTTTTTTACCTGTTTATATTCAGGTGAATACGGGATATGAGATACAAAAATCTGGAATAATGCCTAACCAGACAAAAGATTTTGTTATTTTATGTCGACAAAAATATCAACTTAATGTCGAAGGCTTAATGTGTATTCCTCCTGCCATGGGTAATCCTAAACCTCATTTTTATTTATTATCTGAAATCGCTAGAGAGTGTAAACTCACGAAGTTATCTATGGGAATGACGAGAGACTTTGAGCTAGCTATTGCATCTGGTGCCACTAGTGTCCGAATAGGTTCTGGCATATTTGGAGAACGTCCATGTCAAACATAG
- a CDS encoding DUF1013 domain-containing protein produces the protein MCQRPLMPKASAVWLIDNTSLSFDQIAEFCGLHLLEVMAIADGESLQGIKGFNLISSGQLSAEEIALGEKDKNYKLKISKPKSYILESTKKKKRYTPVSKRQDRPNAILWLIRNYPRLKDAQISHLVGTTGSTIEQIRNRTHWNTANLVPMDPVTLGLCAQIDLDREIEKCSKNTEAKYNKAVDDISTPFSS, from the coding sequence ATGTGTCAAAGACCTTTAATGCCTAAAGCTAGTGCTGTATGGCTTATAGATAATACATCGCTTTCTTTTGATCAAATAGCGGAATTTTGTGGTTTACATCTCTTAGAAGTGATGGCTATTGCCGATGGAGAGTCATTACAAGGCATAAAAGGATTTAATCTCATTTCTTCTGGACAGTTATCTGCTGAAGAAATAGCCTTGGGGGAAAAAGATAAGAATTACAAGTTAAAAATATCTAAACCGAAGTCGTATATTCTTGAAAGTACTAAAAAGAAAAAACGATATACCCCTGTATCAAAGCGCCAAGATAGACCCAACGCAATACTTTGGTTAATTCGTAATTATCCTAGACTTAAAGATGCACAAATCTCTCACTTAGTCGGTACTACAGGTTCGACCATCGAGCAGATTCGTAATCGTACACATTGGAACACAGCAAATCTGGTCCCTATGGATCCTGTAACACTAGGCCTTTGTGCTCAAATTGACTTGGATAGAGAAATTGAAAAGTGTTCAAAAAATACAGAAGCAAAATATAACAAGGCAGTCGACGATATATCCACACCTTTCTCCTCTTAA
- a CDS encoding FtsK/SpoIIIE family DNA translocase: MSENMSFIISNKNENFLLSDWSKKKMKIVAGLILLCTVFAITLALGTWDVYDPSFSYITLRSPKNFLGYGGAIFADVAIQFFGIASVFFLPPPTMWALSLLFDKKIYCFSKRATAWLINILVSATFFASFSPSQSWPIQNGFGGIIGDLIIRLPFLFFESYPRKLGILFFQMILFLAMSWLLIYSSSAIFQGKRRVPYNMADCLISDESKTQLEDVMASSLLKYLCNMFRVWIGRFLGFAFFISFVKKCLGDSNISVDDYRKKIEPTLDVSFHDAIDINSITEYQLNADIVQNISQSNLINHGTGTFVLPSKEILSTSQSPVNQMTFSPKVMQNNACTLKSVLSDFGIQGEIVNVRPGPVITLYELEPAPGIKSSRIIGLSDDIARSMSAISARVAVIPRRNAIGIELPNDIRETVMLRDLIVSRVFEKNQCDLAINLGKSIEGKPIIADLARMPHLLIAGTTGSGKSVAINTMILSLLYRMTPAQCRLIMIDPKMLELSVYDGIPNLLTPVVTNPQKAVTVLKWLVCEMEERYQKMSKIGVRNIDGFNLKVAQYHNTGKKFNRTVQTGFDRKTGEAIYETEHFDFQHMPYIVVVIDEMADLMMVARKDIESAVQRLAQMARASGIHVIMATQRPSVDVITGTIKANFPTRISFQVSSKIDSRTILGEQGAEQLLGQGDMLYMTGGGRVQRIHGPFVSDIEVEKVVSHLKTQGEAKYIDIKDKILLNEEMRFSENSSVADDLYKQAVDIVLRDNKASISYIQRRLGIGYNRAASIIENMEEKGVIGPASSTGKREILISSMEECHE, translated from the coding sequence ATGTCTGAAAATATGTCTTTCATTATAAGTAATAAAAATGAGAATTTTTTATTATCAGATTGGTCCAAAAAGAAAATGAAAATCGTTGCTGGGTTGATATTGCTTTGTACAGTATTTGCTATTACTTTAGCCTTGGGTACTTGGGATGTATATGATCCTAGTTTTTCGTATATTACCCTTCGTTCACCTAAGAATTTTTTAGGATATGGTGGTGCCATTTTTGCTGATGTTGCGATACAGTTCTTTGGTATTGCTAGCGTATTTTTCTTGCCTCCTCCTACGATGTGGGCTTTATCATTATTATTTGACAAAAAGATATATTGTTTTTCGAAGCGGGCTACCGCATGGTTAATAAATATTTTGGTTTCAGCAACTTTTTTTGCCTCTTTTTCTCCATCTCAATCTTGGCCCATTCAAAATGGCTTTGGTGGCATAATTGGTGATTTAATTATACGATTGCCTTTTCTATTTTTTGAAAGTTATCCAAGAAAGTTAGGTATTTTGTTCTTTCAAATGATACTTTTTTTGGCTATGTCTTGGCTTTTGATTTATTCTTCAAGTGCTATTTTTCAAGGTAAACGTCGCGTGCCATATAATATGGCAGATTGTCTTATTAGTGATGAATCAAAAACACAGCTAGAAGATGTTATGGCATCGAGTCTTTTGAAATATCTTTGTAATATGTTCAGGGTTTGGATTGGTCGTTTTTTGGGATTTGCGTTTTTCATATCTTTTGTTAAAAAGTGTTTAGGAGATTCGAATATATCTGTTGATGATTATCGTAAAAAAATAGAACCTACTTTAGATGTCAGTTTTCATGATGCAATAGATATAAATTCAATAACAGAATATCAATTAAATGCTGATATTGTTCAAAATATTTCTCAATCAAATTTAATAAATCATGGTACTGGGACTTTTGTTCTACCTTCTAAAGAAATTCTTTCTACGTCGCAGTCACCTGTAAATCAGATGACTTTTTCTCCAAAAGTTATGCAGAACAATGCATGTACACTTAAAAGTGTGCTTAGTGATTTTGGTATTCAAGGAGAGATTGTTAATGTGCGTCCTGGACCTGTTATAACCCTTTATGAATTGGAGCCCGCTCCAGGAATAAAATCGTCGCGTATTATTGGTCTTTCTGATGATATTGCAAGGTCTATGAGTGCTATTTCAGCACGTGTTGCAGTGATACCGAGGCGTAATGCTATAGGCATTGAGTTACCAAATGATATACGCGAAACGGTTATGTTGAGGGACTTGATTGTATCTCGTGTTTTTGAGAAAAATCAATGCGATTTGGCAATAAATCTTGGAAAAAGCATAGAAGGGAAACCTATCATCGCTGATCTTGCCAGAATGCCACATCTTTTAATAGCAGGAACTACTGGATCAGGCAAATCTGTAGCTATAAATACTATGATTTTGTCTTTGCTTTATCGTATGACACCAGCTCAATGTCGTTTGATTATGATTGATCCAAAGATGTTAGAACTGTCTGTTTATGATGGAATCCCTAATCTTCTTACTCCAGTCGTCACTAATCCCCAAAAAGCGGTTACTGTACTTAAATGGTTGGTCTGTGAAATGGAAGAGCGATATCAGAAAATGTCTAAAATAGGTGTACGTAATATTGATGGATTCAATCTTAAAGTTGCACAGTACCATAATACAGGGAAAAAATTTAATCGTACCGTTCAGACGGGTTTTGATCGTAAAACAGGTGAAGCCATTTACGAAACAGAACATTTTGATTTTCAACATATGCCATATATTGTCGTGGTTATAGACGAAATGGCTGATTTAATGATGGTGGCGAGGAAGGATATAGAGAGTGCTGTACAACGTTTAGCACAGATGGCGCGTGCATCAGGAATTCATGTAATTATGGCAACACAGAGGCCTTCGGTAGATGTGATCACTGGTACGATTAAGGCAAATTTCCCCACAAGAATTTCTTTTCAAGTTTCTTCCAAGATTGATAGTCGTACTATTTTAGGAGAACAAGGGGCAGAGCAACTTTTAGGACAAGGTGATATGCTTTACATGACAGGGGGTGGACGTGTCCAACGTATACACGGGCCTTTTGTATCAGATATTGAAGTTGAAAAAGTTGTTTCGCACCTGAAAACACAAGGAGAAGCGAAGTATATTGATATAAAAGATAAAATTTTGTTAAATGAAGAGATGCGTTTTTCTGAAAATTCTTCTGTAGCGGATGATCTGTATAAACAAGCTGTAGATATTGTATTGCGAGATAATAAGGCTTCTATATCTTACATACAGCGTCGATTGGGAATTGGGTATAATCGCGCTGCGTCTATTATCGAGAACATGGAAGAAAAAGGGGTTATCGGTCCAGCTAGTAGTACTGGTAAGCGAGAAATTTTAATATCATCTATGGAAGAATGTCATGAATAA
- a CDS encoding LolA family protein, whose translation MAFLLYKSVIGVVILFFYSAIFPFNAAYPITKDQSVKKAIEHFLSIQTMQGTFLQEDAGYVMKGEFFMARPSKFYFKYSSPSSVSLISDGSNIAVYNAKLDTWSVYPLRYMAFSVIFSNNQHVIQESIQRVESNNSFITIFFKDDFMGNMISVTFDRLSYRLLNWKIMDSSRRYSIIKILKYKENTVLDPKVFEIPYDKIHNIN comes from the coding sequence ATGGCATTTTTGTTGTATAAAAGCGTTATAGGAGTTGTTATTTTATTTTTTTACAGTGCAATTTTCCCCTTTAATGCTGCATATCCTATTACCAAAGATCAATCTGTGAAGAAAGCGATTGAACACTTTTTATCTATTCAAACGATGCAAGGTACATTTCTTCAAGAAGATGCTGGTTATGTCATGAAAGGAGAGTTTTTTATGGCTCGTCCAAGTAAATTTTATTTTAAGTATAGTTCCCCATCCTCTGTAAGTCTTATCTCAGATGGGAGCAATATAGCGGTATATAATGCAAAATTGGACACATGGAGTGTTTATCCTCTTCGCTACATGGCTTTTAGTGTGATTTTTTCGAATAATCAGCATGTGATACAAGAAAGTATACAACGTGTAGAGTCGAATAATAGCTTTATTACTATTTTTTTTAAAGATGATTTTATGGGAAATATGATTTCTGTGACTTTTGATAGACTATCTTACCGTCTTTTAAATTGGAAGATCATGGATAGTTCAAGAAGGTATAGTATTATAAAAATATTGAAATATAAGGAAAATACTGTGCTTGATCCCAAAGTTTTTGAAATTCCTTATGATAAGATCCACAATATAAATTGA